In bacterium, a single window of DNA contains:
- a CDS encoding AAA family ATPase: MGLKIAVAGKGGAGKTTVCALLAGILSRAGRRILLVDLDSDPNLSSALGLPADASRPLVDRKELIAERTGSTGEPGGMFLLNPRVSDIVEKFALKRTENVYLLPVGTIEMAGEGCFCPQAAFVKALVRRLVLDEGESLLLDLEAGLESFGRSVVEGLDLLLVVVEPGVRSLDTARRILAMASSLGVRSIRVVANKVRPETLETLRVRMRENGVPLDLTLPYREELARRDLDGAGIFDFTDTAFEADALRLLQAV; encoded by the coding sequence GTGGGCTTGAAGATCGCCGTGGCGGGGAAGGGGGGCGCCGGCAAGACGACCGTCTGCGCGCTCCTGGCCGGGATCCTCTCCCGGGCGGGACGGCGGATCCTTCTGGTGGACCTCGACTCCGATCCGAACCTCTCCTCCGCCCTCGGGCTCCCCGCCGACGCCTCCCGCCCGCTCGTCGACCGCAAGGAGTTGATCGCGGAACGGACCGGGTCCACGGGAGAGCCCGGCGGGATGTTCCTCCTCAATCCCCGGGTCTCCGACATCGTGGAGAAATTCGCTTTGAAGCGGACGGAGAACGTCTACCTCCTTCCCGTCGGGACCATCGAGATGGCCGGGGAGGGATGCTTCTGTCCGCAGGCGGCGTTCGTCAAGGCGCTCGTCCGGCGGCTCGTCCTCGACGAAGGGGAGTCCCTTCTCCTCGACCTCGAGGCGGGGCTCGAATCGTTCGGCCGCTCGGTCGTCGAGGGGCTCGACCTGCTCCTGGTCGTGGTCGAACCGGGGGTACGCTCCCTGGACACGGCGCGCAGGATCCTCGCGATGGCGTCCTCCCTCGGCGTGCGCTCGATCCGGGTCGTCGCGAACAAGGTCCGTCCGGAAACTCTCGAAACCCTCCGGGTCCGGATGCGCGAGAACGGCGTCCCCCTGGACCTTACGCTTCCCTACCGGGAGGAGCTTGCGCGCCGGGACCTCGACGGCGCGGGGATCTTCGATTTCACGGACACGGCGTTCGAGGCGGACGCCCTTCGGCTGCTCCAGGCCGTCTGA
- a CDS encoding PLP-dependent aspartate aminotransferase family protein — MKKKRKIETIAAQAGVGADKAFGAVSVPIYTSAIYRYERFGKNRGFDYSRGENPTRRAVENVLADLEGGSRAVAFSSGMAAISALMTLFRTGDHILCSDDLYGGTYRLFEKLLRPYGLSFDYVDMGNPAAVRKKIRGKTKALFIETPTNPLMKIADLKGAARIGREKGILTVVDNTFMSPLLQRPLGLGIDVVVHSATKFLGGHNDLIGGAVVTTDAAVGEKIAFAQKAIGAIPSPFDCWLLLRGIKTLAVRVARSQENAEALARFLSGHPAVGKIYFPGLPDHPRRELHFSQASGAGSVVSFDLKREKAVPAFLGALKTILLAESLGGVESLITHPSTMTHADIPLEEQAEVGLTPSLVRLSVGIEDRGELQADLSRALRKAVAGR; from the coding sequence TTGAAAAAGAAACGGAAGATCGAAACGATCGCCGCGCAGGCGGGGGTGGGGGCGGACAAGGCGTTCGGCGCCGTCAGCGTTCCCATCTACACGTCCGCCATCTACCGGTACGAGCGCTTCGGGAAGAACCGGGGATTCGACTACTCGCGCGGAGAGAACCCGACGCGCCGGGCGGTGGAGAACGTTCTCGCGGATCTCGAAGGGGGATCCCGCGCCGTCGCCTTCTCCTCCGGGATGGCGGCGATCTCCGCCCTGATGACCCTCTTCCGGACGGGAGACCACATCCTCTGTTCCGACGATCTCTACGGCGGCACGTACCGCCTGTTCGAGAAGCTCCTGCGACCCTACGGTCTCTCCTTCGACTACGTGGACATGGGGAACCCCGCCGCCGTGAGGAAGAAGATCCGGGGGAAGACGAAGGCGCTGTTCATAGAGACCCCGACGAACCCCCTGATGAAGATCGCCGACCTGAAAGGGGCCGCGAGGATCGGCCGGGAAAAAGGGATCCTCACCGTCGTGGACAACACCTTCATGTCGCCCCTGCTGCAGCGGCCGCTGGGCCTGGGGATCGACGTGGTCGTCCACAGCGCCACCAAGTTCCTGGGAGGGCACAACGACCTGATCGGCGGAGCGGTCGTGACCACGGACGCGGCGGTCGGCGAAAAGATCGCCTTCGCACAGAAGGCGATCGGGGCGATCCCCTCTCCCTTCGATTGCTGGCTCCTCCTGCGGGGGATCAAGACCCTGGCGGTCCGGGTAGCGCGCTCCCAGGAGAACGCCGAAGCGCTGGCAAGGTTCCTTTCGGGTCATCCCGCCGTAGGGAAGATCTATTTCCCGGGCCTGCCGGACCATCCCCGCAGGGAGCTCCACTTCTCCCAGGCCTCGGGGGCCGGCTCCGTCGTCTCGTTCGACCTGAAGCGGGAAAAGGCGGTCCCGGCATTCCTGGGCGCGTTGAAGACCATCCTGCTGGCGGAGAGCCTCGGCGGAGTCGAATCGCTCATCACGCACCCTTCCACGATGACCCACGCGGACATCCCGCTCGAAGAACAGGCCGAGGTCGGACTCACCCCCTCCCTGGTCCGGCTCTCCGTGGGAATCGAAGACCGGGGCGAATTGCAGGCCGACCTCTCCCGCGCATTGCGAAAGGCCGTGGCGGGGCGCTGA
- a CDS encoding 4Fe-4S dicluster domain-containing protein, translating into MSEADDKERKKGGMMRQAEAGFFSVRLHVVGGRLATTQLRAIRDAADRFGRGEIHLTSRQGVEIPNVHQDSLSALKEFLAPSGVGVGVCGPTVRTVTACQGCRVCPSGVIDSPELAGAVDRELYGKPVPHKFKIGISGCANNCMKAEENDVGIKGWIEPRWEAPACTFCGICQAVCPTKAISTSGDGRALIVDSTLCIGCGDCITSCPTGNMREKVRGYRVFAGGKFGRRPSLGKRILGVLRTKEEAMAAILAVLDFFREHGTPGERFGDAMQRTGFPALETFVEEKLVHVKMDRGAS; encoded by the coding sequence GTGAGCGAAGCCGACGACAAGGAGCGGAAAAAAGGCGGGATGATGCGCCAGGCGGAAGCCGGGTTCTTCTCCGTCCGCCTCCACGTGGTGGGGGGACGCCTCGCCACGACGCAGCTCCGGGCGATCCGGGACGCGGCGGACCGGTTCGGGCGGGGGGAGATCCACCTGACCAGCCGCCAGGGGGTAGAGATTCCGAACGTGCATCAGGATTCGCTCTCCGCCCTGAAGGAGTTCCTCGCACCCTCCGGCGTCGGCGTGGGAGTCTGCGGCCCCACGGTCCGCACCGTGACGGCGTGCCAGGGGTGCCGCGTCTGCCCGAGCGGGGTGATCGATTCCCCGGAGCTGGCCGGGGCGGTCGACCGGGAGCTCTACGGCAAGCCGGTCCCGCACAAGTTCAAGATCGGCATCTCGGGGTGCGCCAACAACTGCATGAAAGCCGAGGAGAACGACGTCGGGATCAAGGGATGGATCGAGCCGCGATGGGAGGCGCCGGCCTGCACCTTCTGCGGGATCTGCCAGGCCGTCTGCCCGACGAAGGCGATCTCGACTTCAGGGGACGGCCGAGCGTTGATCGTCGATTCGACGCTTTGCATCGGGTGCGGCGACTGCATCACCTCCTGCCCCACCGGGAACATGCGGGAGAAGGTCCGGGGATACCGGGTCTTCGCGGGCGGGAAGTTCGGCAGGAGACCCTCCCTCGGCAAGCGGATCCTCGGGGTCCTGCGGACGAAGGAGGAGGCGATGGCGGCGATCCTGGCCGTCCTCGACTTCTTCCGCGAGCACGGAACGCCGGGGGAGCGGTTCGGCGACGCGATGCAAAGGACGGGATTTCCCGCTCTGGAAACATTCGTGGAGGAGAAGCTCGTTCACGTTAAAATGGACCGGGGGGCCTCTTGA
- the cobA gene encoding uroporphyrinogen-III C-methyltransferase, whose translation MSAMRRYLPVFHDVLGARVLVVGAGAVGTRKIEALLAAGARVTVTATKFSPTVEERAAHGDLTAFRGAFHPDRMEEAELVFVATPDRALNRRVSIEARRRRIPVNVADAPEECTFLLPAVVRGEEFTAAISTGGRHPGAAKAVREFLEEHRAEISVRLERGRRRKRIGGMTGTVYIVGAGPGDPDLLTVRALGLLRSADAVIHDYLVSAEILSLAPAKAARICFARRGRTAGHGAVLKQNAIREAMVRLAREGKSVVRLKSGDPLVFGRGGEEAEHLSREGIPFEIVPGITAAMGCAAAAAIPLTHRERSSSVTFVAGHETDEKGGSAVDWSLLPKNGTLAVYMGIGRIAAIAGDLAAAGFPPDLPFAIVENGNRPEQRVVRGILSGLPRIVRDSGIRSPAILFVGRTAASMPYENSKERSDEPVAQEG comes from the coding sequence ATGAGCGCAATGCGGCGATACCTGCCGGTCTTCCACGACGTTCTCGGCGCGCGCGTCCTCGTGGTGGGGGCCGGTGCGGTGGGAACGCGGAAGATCGAAGCGCTTCTCGCGGCCGGGGCACGGGTCACGGTGACGGCGACGAAGTTTTCCCCGACCGTGGAGGAGCGTGCGGCCCACGGGGATCTCACGGCCTTCCGGGGCGCGTTCCATCCCGACCGGATGGAGGAGGCGGAACTCGTCTTTGTGGCGACCCCCGACCGGGCGCTGAACCGCCGCGTATCCATCGAAGCCCGTCGGCGTCGCATACCGGTCAACGTGGCGGACGCCCCGGAGGAGTGCACCTTCCTCCTCCCCGCCGTGGTCCGGGGGGAGGAATTCACCGCGGCGATCTCCACGGGAGGAAGACATCCGGGCGCGGCGAAAGCGGTCCGGGAGTTCCTCGAGGAGCACCGGGCGGAGATCTCGGTTCGGCTGGAACGGGGACGACGCCGGAAGCGGATCGGGGGAATGACGGGAACGGTGTACATCGTCGGCGCCGGGCCGGGAGATCCCGACCTGCTCACCGTGCGCGCGCTGGGGCTGCTCCGCAGCGCGGACGCCGTCATCCACGATTACCTCGTTTCCGCGGAGATCCTCTCCCTGGCGCCCGCAAAGGCCGCCCGGATCTGTTTCGCCCGTCGCGGCCGGACCGCCGGGCACGGGGCGGTCCTGAAGCAGAATGCGATCCGGGAGGCGATGGTCCGGCTGGCACGGGAGGGGAAATCCGTCGTCCGCCTGAAATCCGGCGACCCGCTCGTTTTCGGACGGGGCGGCGAGGAGGCGGAGCATCTTTCGCGGGAAGGGATCCCCTTCGAGATCGTCCCGGGGATCACCGCCGCGATGGGGTGTGCGGCTGCCGCGGCCATCCCGCTGACGCACCGTGAGCGTTCCTCTTCCGTCACCTTCGTCGCCGGCCACGAGACCGATGAAAAGGGGGGAAGTGCCGTCGACTGGAGCCTCCTGCCGAAGAACGGCACCCTTGCCGTCTACATGGGGATCGGACGGATCGCGGCCATCGCGGGTGACCTCGCCGCCGCGGGGTTCCCGCCCGATCTCCCGTTCGCCATCGTGGAGAACGGGAACCGGCCGGAGCAGCGGGTGGTTCGGGGCATCCTGTCCGGTTTGCCCCGGATCGTCAGGGATTCGGGGATCCGCTCCCCGGCGATCCTGTTCGTGGGGCGCACCGCCGCATCCATGCCGTATGAAAACAGCAAGGAGAGATCCGATGAACCTGTCGCGCAGGAAGGGTGA
- a CDS encoding ABC transporter ATP-binding protein, with product MTVPHLSLERIRKSFGAKDVLNDVSLDVETGELLAILGPSGCGKSTLLRVVAGLLRADRGSVRITGREMSGVPSRDRGIGFVFQDYALFPKMTVRDNVAFGLRVRNVPAGDRNRKTSEMIELVGLAEEADRAVGNLSGGQRQRVALARALAVSPSLLLLDEPLSALDIKVRERLRREIAAVQKKVGITTLFVTHDQEEAMELGNRIAVMNEGRLEQVASPRDVYQVPATEFVAKFIGEVNILPGQIYRGFAYAGNLAIRMEGNGIPFHGGMVKVLLRPEDVTLLPRGIAEAGQTHANVRTVSWLGANLRVETTTEEGYLLIALLQRSNPMADRLSTGETVRVSALRGTVLPDPLGAIEPEYFL from the coding sequence ATGACCGTCCCGCACCTCTCCCTGGAAAGGATACGGAAGTCGTTCGGCGCGAAGGACGTCCTGAACGACGTATCCCTGGACGTGGAGACGGGGGAACTCCTGGCCATCCTGGGGCCCAGCGGATGCGGCAAATCCACGCTCCTGCGCGTCGTGGCGGGACTCCTCCGGGCGGATCGCGGGTCGGTCCGGATCACCGGAAGGGAGATGAGCGGCGTCCCCTCGCGGGACCGCGGGATCGGGTTCGTCTTCCAGGACTACGCCCTCTTTCCGAAGATGACGGTGCGCGACAACGTCGCCTTCGGGCTCCGGGTGCGGAACGTGCCGGCCGGGGACCGGAACCGGAAGACGTCGGAGATGATCGAACTGGTCGGTCTCGCGGAAGAGGCGGACCGCGCGGTGGGAAACCTGTCGGGGGGGCAGCGCCAACGCGTCGCCCTGGCCCGGGCGCTCGCCGTCTCCCCTTCCCTCCTTCTGCTCGACGAGCCGCTCTCGGCGCTGGACATCAAGGTCCGGGAACGGCTGCGCCGGGAGATCGCCGCCGTGCAGAAGAAAGTCGGGATCACCACGCTCTTCGTCACGCACGACCAGGAAGAGGCGATGGAACTGGGGAACCGGATCGCGGTGATGAACGAGGGGCGGCTCGAGCAGGTCGCCTCGCCGCGGGACGTGTACCAGGTACCCGCCACCGAATTCGTCGCGAAGTTCATCGGGGAGGTCAACATCCTACCGGGACAGATCTACCGGGGATTCGCCTACGCCGGGAACCTGGCGATCCGGATGGAGGGGAACGGGATTCCGTTCCATGGAGGGATGGTCAAGGTCCTGTTGCGGCCCGAGGACGTGACGCTCCTCCCGCGGGGGATCGCGGAGGCCGGTCAGACCCACGCAAACGTCAGGACGGTTTCGTGGCTCGGGGCGAACCTCCGGGTAGAGACGACCACGGAGGAGGGGTATCTCCTCATCGCCCTGCTTCAACGCAGCAATCCCATGGCGGATCGCCTGTCGACGGGCGAGACGGTCCGCGTATCCGCCTTGCGGGGAACGGTTCTCCCCGACCCGCTCGGAGCCATCGAGCCGGAATATTTCCTGTGA
- a CDS encoding sulfate ABC transporter permease subunit, translating to MEEDPGEVGRPAMRRSRNMDSLVRGATFAAALGLFFLLILLPLVSLNQYAVREGIGVFWDRLKNPDAVAALRLTALVALAATAVNAVIGTTMAFLLTRYRFPGRKVINALVDIPLAIPTVVTGFALLLMYGPLGPVGRFLGERNIQVMFSFPGLLLGHVFVTFPFMVRAVGAVLESVPRSGEDAARTLGAKEWQVFAFVTIPAIREGIIAGAFLTFSRSLGEFGASIMVSGNLVGRTQTGPLYIFSRFNTGDVEGAAAIAILLALASFLLLLLLQFVQSPDGRRAA from the coding sequence ATGGAAGAAGACCCAGGCGAGGTAGGCCGCCCCGCGATGCGCCGGTCCCGGAACATGGACTCCCTGGTGCGCGGCGCAACGTTCGCCGCCGCGCTGGGGCTTTTCTTTCTCCTGATCCTCCTCCCGCTGGTGTCTTTGAACCAGTACGCGGTGCGGGAGGGGATCGGGGTTTTCTGGGACCGGCTGAAAAATCCCGACGCCGTCGCCGCCCTGCGGCTGACCGCCCTGGTCGCGCTCGCCGCCACCGCCGTCAACGCCGTCATCGGGACGACGATGGCGTTCCTCCTCACGCGGTACCGTTTCCCGGGGAGGAAGGTGATCAACGCGCTGGTGGACATCCCGCTGGCGATCCCCACCGTGGTCACCGGGTTCGCCCTTCTCCTCATGTACGGTCCGCTCGGCCCGGTGGGGAGGTTCCTCGGGGAGCGGAACATCCAGGTGATGTTCTCCTTCCCCGGGCTGCTCCTGGGACACGTCTTCGTCACCTTTCCGTTCATGGTTCGCGCGGTGGGCGCCGTGCTCGAGTCGGTCCCCCGCTCCGGGGAGGATGCGGCACGCACGCTCGGGGCGAAGGAGTGGCAGGTGTTCGCCTTCGTGACGATCCCCGCGATCCGTGAGGGAATCATCGCCGGCGCGTTCCTCACCTTCTCGCGCTCCCTCGGCGAGTTCGGCGCCTCCATCATGGTCTCGGGGAACCTGGTCGGGCGGACGCAGACCGGACCGCTCTACATCTTCTCGCGATTCAACACGGGGGACGTGGAGGGCGCGGCGGCGATCGCCATCCTCCTCGCCCTCGCCTCGTTCCTCCTCCTCCTTCTCCTGCAATTCGTGCAATCGCCGGACGGACGGAGGGCCGCATGA
- a CDS encoding substrate-binding domain-containing protein, with translation MKRLLSLVVVALFAVQPAHAETIKVNLHSCCVTEDATTKEILPAFKKHYKETFGKDVDVSASFAGSGTLKNQILGGAPVQVAVLSSELYLDQLKEKGLISSDWRKNPNKGAVIKSVIVFVTRKGNPKGLATFEDLARPGTKVLHASPDTSGGAQWAIFAIYGAGANFRNLSFGPEDGGVKLLSAVERNVIAQPESARQTFVQFDAGFGDAIVTYENEALLEKAKGRDYAISVPRKTIETEWKVSRIDRNIRPEQEHVVSELIKFLYSAEAQRAYAKYGFRPVDRKVGKEFHAKYAKVADPFTVDDLGGWKAARKNVIENTWKKTQAR, from the coding sequence ATGAAGCGCCTGCTCTCCCTGGTCGTCGTCGCGTTGTTCGCCGTCCAACCCGCCCACGCGGAAACGATCAAGGTCAACCTCCACTCCTGCTGCGTCACGGAGGACGCCACGACAAAGGAGATCCTTCCGGCGTTCAAGAAGCATTACAAGGAGACGTTCGGCAAGGACGTGGACGTCTCCGCCTCCTTCGCCGGCTCGGGGACGTTGAAGAACCAGATCCTCGGCGGGGCGCCGGTGCAGGTCGCCGTACTCTCCTCCGAACTCTACCTGGACCAGTTGAAGGAGAAGGGGCTGATCTCCTCCGACTGGCGGAAGAACCCGAACAAGGGCGCGGTGATCAAGTCCGTAATCGTCTTCGTCACGCGAAAAGGGAACCCGAAAGGACTCGCGACGTTCGAGGACCTCGCACGGCCGGGGACGAAGGTGCTGCACGCCAGCCCCGACACGTCGGGGGGGGCGCAATGGGCGATCTTCGCCATCTACGGCGCGGGGGCGAACTTCCGGAACCTCTCTTTCGGACCGGAGGACGGGGGGGTGAAGCTCCTCTCCGCGGTGGAAAGGAACGTGATCGCCCAGCCCGAGTCGGCCCGCCAGACGTTCGTCCAGTTCGACGCGGGATTCGGCGACGCCATCGTCACCTACGAGAACGAGGCACTGCTCGAGAAGGCGAAGGGACGCGACTACGCGATCTCGGTGCCGAGGAAGACGATCGAGACGGAGTGGAAAGTGTCCCGGATCGACAGGAACATCCGGCCGGAGCAGGAGCACGTGGTGAGCGAGCTCATCAAGTTCCTCTACTCCGCGGAAGCGCAGCGCGCCTACGCGAAGTACGGATTCCGCCCCGTCGACCGGAAGGTCGGGAAGGAGTTCCACGCCAAGTACGCGAAGGTGGCGGACCCGTTCACGGTGGACGACCTCGGGGGATGGAAGGCCGCCCGGAAGAACGTGATCGAGAACACATGGAAGAAGACCCAGGCGAGGTAG
- a CDS encoding TolC family protein → MPAGRFGEVILMGRRAMRDGKGNMTPGRISILLLAVTIAASWAAPLRAEEPPRPVGYYVDAALSGYPSLASMRQRITMKQNEAIRAGALDDPKGWVAISNIPLRSWSFREEDMTGKEIGFSQMFPYPGKRAHAVRIVEKEKEEAEFDLAEMRNMLRADVKMTYAELSTVRAQAETVRRTRAVLDQVVQVSTEMFAVGKGRQPDVLRGQMEFQKMREMLLTLENREKVLSIRLNTLSALPPEDPVPALDNLAEFSPDYNALDLRAIYAAERPARQAIEARIGKGTLGVLHAEHASKPDFEVSTSYMQRDAMPDGTKRADLFSAMVSMTLPIWKKEKIEPGIRAMTAEREMAMRDAETLDAEAANAIGGSLASLSNFAAVARLYRTTLIPQAEQSLQSSLEAYQVGKIDFPMLMDSLVSVLNFRKEYQGMVGEMHGTKARLEAAVGRELDGGGR, encoded by the coding sequence TTGCCCGCCGGGCGCTTCGGGGAAGTGATCCTCATGGGGAGGCGGGCGATGCGGGACGGAAAGGGAAACATGACACCGGGAAGAATCTCCATCCTCCTCCTGGCGGTCACGATCGCGGCGTCATGGGCAGCTCCGCTCCGGGCGGAGGAACCGCCCCGGCCGGTGGGATATTACGTCGATGCGGCGCTTTCGGGCTACCCGTCGCTGGCGTCCATGCGGCAGCGGATCACGATGAAACAGAACGAGGCGATCCGCGCGGGTGCCCTGGACGATCCCAAGGGGTGGGTCGCGATCAGCAATATCCCGCTCCGGAGCTGGTCGTTTCGCGAGGAGGACATGACGGGGAAGGAGATCGGCTTCTCCCAGATGTTTCCCTACCCCGGTAAGCGGGCGCATGCGGTCCGGATCGTGGAGAAGGAGAAGGAAGAGGCGGAATTCGACCTGGCGGAGATGCGGAACATGCTCCGCGCCGACGTCAAGATGACGTACGCGGAGCTGTCCACCGTTCGCGCGCAGGCGGAAACGGTTCGCCGGACCCGTGCCGTCCTCGATCAGGTCGTGCAGGTCTCCACGGAAATGTTCGCGGTCGGGAAGGGGAGACAGCCCGACGTTCTTCGTGGGCAAATGGAGTTCCAGAAGATGCGGGAGATGCTCCTTACGCTGGAGAACCGGGAAAAGGTCCTCTCGATCCGGCTGAACACTCTCTCGGCGCTTCCGCCCGAGGATCCGGTGCCGGCGCTGGACAACCTGGCGGAGTTCTCCCCGGACTACAACGCCCTGGACCTCCGCGCGATCTACGCGGCGGAGCGTCCGGCGCGGCAGGCGATCGAGGCCCGGATCGGGAAGGGGACGCTGGGGGTCCTCCACGCGGAGCACGCATCGAAGCCGGACTTCGAGGTCTCCACCTCCTATATGCAGCGGGACGCCATGCCCGACGGGACGAAGCGCGCGGACCTGTTCTCCGCCATGGTTTCGATGACGCTCCCCATCTGGAAAAAGGAGAAGATCGAGCCGGGGATCCGCGCCATGACGGCCGAGCGGGAGATGGCGATGCGCGACGCGGAGACCCTGGATGCCGAGGCGGCCAACGCGATCGGCGGCTCGCTCGCGTCCCTTTCGAACTTCGCGGCGGTGGCGAGGCTGTACCGTACGACGCTGATCCCCCAGGCGGAGCAGTCGCTCCAATCCAGCCTCGAAGCGTACCAGGTGGGGAAGATCGACTTCCCGATGCTCATGGATTCCCTGGTGTCCGTACTCAACTTCCGGAAGGAGTACCAGGGGATGGTGGGGGAGATGCACGGGACGAAGGCCCGGCTGGAGGCGGCGGTGGGCAGGGAACTCGATGGAGGGGGCCGATGA
- a CDS encoding efflux RND transporter periplasmic adaptor subunit, which yields MSDDGKPEMREGGVTGEAAGSAPPEGPGRKRRTWKYLAAAAVLILAGGVAYLYFGGCFGGPGGADNTAGVQGVKYTCGMHPFILSDKPGNCPICGMKLTKIESGPAPGRAAAPSSATVAKPSGGARKILFYRNPMNPNVTSKTPAKDEMGMDFVPVYEDEAKGGASGNPPEGYATVQIGAERVQLAGIRSAAAVRETIRRPVRASGVVVADETRVRRVQAKIEGWIEKLYVNFTGKLVTKGEPLLDIYSPDLVATQREYLLARAGVDRMKESPYQDAREMSSGLAQAARTRLKLFDVPESFIEELERTGKVRRTVTMKAPVSGYVTGKEIFEGTRVMPGMDLLTVTDLSRVWIDADLYEYEAQSVRVGQTAVLDTVADTGTKMKGRVSFIYPTFSPETRTLKVRFEFPNPGLRLKPQMYVNVSLDLQGATGVVVPDSALIETGVRTIAFVEPGNGTFEPREVKVGVRGNGKAQILSGVKEGEMVAVGANFLLDSESKLRAALTKMTGGAQ from the coding sequence ATGAGCGACGACGGGAAGCCGGAGATGCGCGAAGGCGGAGTGACCGGGGAAGCCGCGGGGTCGGCGCCCCCGGAGGGTCCCGGCAGGAAGCGGCGGACATGGAAATATCTCGCCGCGGCGGCCGTCCTGATCCTCGCCGGCGGCGTCGCGTACCTGTACTTCGGCGGCTGCTTCGGCGGTCCGGGCGGTGCGGATAATACGGCGGGCGTACAGGGCGTCAAATACACCTGCGGCATGCACCCGTTCATCCTCTCCGACAAGCCGGGCAATTGCCCGATCTGCGGGATGAAGTTGACGAAGATCGAGAGCGGGCCGGCTCCCGGCAGGGCTGCCGCGCCTTCTTCGGCGACCGTCGCGAAACCTTCGGGTGGCGCGCGGAAGATCCTCTTTTATCGAAACCCGATGAACCCGAACGTCACTTCGAAGACTCCGGCCAAGGACGAGATGGGAATGGATTTCGTTCCGGTGTACGAGGACGAGGCCAAGGGAGGCGCGAGCGGCAATCCGCCCGAGGGGTACGCCACCGTCCAGATCGGTGCGGAGAGGGTGCAGTTGGCGGGGATCCGAAGCGCGGCCGCGGTGCGCGAGACGATCCGCCGGCCGGTCCGGGCCTCGGGGGTGGTCGTGGCCGACGAGACGCGCGTCCGGCGCGTCCAGGCGAAGATCGAGGGCTGGATCGAGAAGCTTTACGTCAACTTCACCGGCAAATTGGTGACGAAGGGGGAACCGCTCCTGGATATATATTCCCCCGACCTCGTGGCGACGCAGCGGGAATACCTGCTGGCCAGGGCGGGCGTGGACCGGATGAAGGAGAGCCCGTACCAGGATGCGCGGGAGATGTCTTCCGGGCTTGCCCAGGCGGCCCGGACCCGCCTCAAGCTCTTCGACGTGCCGGAAAGCTTCATCGAGGAACTGGAGCGTACGGGCAAGGTTCGGCGCACCGTCACGATGAAAGCGCCGGTGTCGGGCTACGTGACGGGAAAGGAGATCTTCGAGGGGACGCGCGTCATGCCGGGGATGGACCTGCTCACCGTGACCGACCTCTCCCGCGTCTGGATCGACGCCGATCTCTACGAATACGAGGCGCAGTCCGTGCGCGTCGGGCAAACGGCTGTTCTCGATACGGTGGCCGATACCGGGACGAAGATGAAAGGGCGGGTCTCCTTCATCTATCCGACGTTCTCGCCCGAAACCCGCACGCTCAAGGTGCGCTTCGAGTTTCCCAACCCCGGACTTCGCCTGAAGCCGCAGATGTACGTCAACGTCTCGCTCGACCTGCAAGGCGCGACCGGGGTGGTCGTCCCCGACTCGGCGCTGATCGAAACCGGCGTCCGCACGATCGCGTTCGTGGAGCCGGGGAACGGCACCTTCGAGCCGCGCGAGGTGAAAGTGGGCGTCCGCGGCAACGGGAAGGCGCAGATCCTCTCCGGCGTGAAGGAGGGGGAGATGGTCGCGGTCGGGGCCAACTTCCTTCTCGACTCCGAGTCGAAGCTGCGGGCGGCTCTCACGAAGATGACCGGGGGAGCGCAATGA